Part of the Lolium rigidum isolate FL_2022 chromosome 6, APGP_CSIRO_Lrig_0.1, whole genome shotgun sequence genome, ACTGGTTGGTGATCCATGAACAACTGAAGGAGGAAGCCTCAGACGGACTCGCTGGTGCTCTTCACCTTGGACCTGTAGAGGAGCTTCTTCTTCTTGGATGCAGGGTTGTTGATCGTTAGCGCGATCTTGCCTGCCTCCGTCACCTTGAAGCTGCCCTTCATGATTGGCTCCTCGTTAGCGGGAACCTTCCTTGTCTTCTGCACGATGACGGTGTATCCGCCCTCGGCGGCGGGGGTGAACTCCGCACCGTAGCTTACTTCCCAGCCAAGCACCCGGAGCTCCCATACAATTGTTGAGTTCTGCCAATGTACAAGAACAATTGTGAGTATGAGCAACCTATGCATAGAAAGAGTACATAAGCAAGCAACAATTCAGAATGTGCCAAATGCCAACCTCAGTGACAGGGATCTCAATGGTCTCCTTGGATGAAGCCTTGATGGTGAGCTCGGTGACAGAGTCAGAGGTGGTGAATTCAGGATCGTCTTCCTTGTACAGGCCTCCGAATTGGATGGGGACTTGCTCCGGCGCAATGTATCTGGATTTTGTTACGCAGGATGAACGATAATTAAGAACATAAATAATCATTCACAAGAACTCTTTTTAACAATAAAAGCAGAAAATGTTCCCTAAATATATTGCTTGCAATACAATACCTGAAGAGGGTCTCAGGAGACTTGGCCTGGCTGGCAAAGACGAACTTGCTCCTGGTGCGCTGTGTGAGGAAGGGGCTCATCATTTTGTTGGCAGCGAGATACCACCATGGCACGTTGATGAACACCTGCATACCATGATCCAGTCAAATTCATGATCCCATTCTGCTGAAATTTCTGTAATCAACGACAAGTTGGCATAATAAACTAACACTCGAGGTCAGAtgttaaagtatgaacaaaaggaAAAGATCCCCAATTCGCGCTATGATTACCAACGCCCACGCTTAAAGACACCAGTCAACTCGAATTTTACACCATAAAGGTCTACTACCCTTTACCAGAGTGCCCAAAGAACGGGCATGCTTTGGGCCCAATCATTCATTCAGTCCCGATGTTAAGCTGTGGACTCATGGAAACTGAATCTTTGGCGCAATCAGCTACTACAGCTAAATTTAGAATTCACTACATTATGACAAATGTTGAATCACAATCACTACTGCAGCTGTGAAATCTTAAACAAGTAATTCAATGCCGGGTATATCGAGGCGTTACCTTCTTTGCGATGAACTCTGGGTAGTTGTCCTGGAGCAGGGCGACGGCCTGTCGGGTGACGGCGCGGTGCTTTCCGAGCATGGGCGGCGAGTTCTTGAGGTCGGTGACCTGCACCATGGAGCAGATGCCGCTGGGCGCGAAGTCGAGCTGCGAGAGGATGCCGCGCTCCAGCAGCTGGATGCGCCACTTGAGGAACCGCTCCCGCTTCTCCTCGTCGCCGAAGGCCTTCTCGTAGAGGTCCTTGTCCTGGAACTCGCCGTACACGTTGTAGCAGACCGGGTGGCTCTCCCTGTCGGCGCCGCGGTAGAAGACCACCTTGTCCAGCTCCGGGAAGGCGAGGTCGGCGTCGAGGAGCGCGTCGATGCCGAAGCGCTTGCGCCACAGCACCGCGGACCGGAGCATCGCCATCGCCTCCTTCACCTTGAACTCGCGCGCGCGCAGGAACTTGAGGAGGACGGCGTCCGTGCGCTCGTCGTCGCCCACCAGCGGCACGCCCCAGATGAAGACCGGCTCGGGCGGCGCGACTGCATCTGCCTCCGGTTCCGGCGCGGCCGGTGTGTCCtctgaggtggcggcggcggcgacggtttCCGCGACGGATTCCGCAGGCTTGGTGGCTTCCTCGGCGACCACggcggccacctcctccgtcttgGGCTCGGTTGGCTTGGCCTCCTCTGCCTTGGGCTCCTCCTTGGCCGGCTCTGTAGCTGGTTCTGCCTCGGCAACAACCTCGGCCTTGGGTTCCTCTGCCTTGGGCTCCTCCTTGGCCGGCTCTTCAGTCTTGGCCTCTTCTGCCTTGGCCGGCTCCTCGGTCTTGGCCTCTTCCACCTTGGCTGGCTCCTCGGTCTTGGCGGGTTCCTCCGCCTTGGtctcctcgacggcggcggcctcggccttggccttgggcggcggtggcggagggggGAGATTGAACtcgccggcggcgagcgcggcgacgaTGAGGTCCTTGAACTCGTCGAGCGCCTTCTTCTCGGGGTCAGGCAGATCGGCGACGAGGTTGCTCTCCtccttgaaggatccggtggcctcGACGGCGCCGCCATCGTCGGCGACGGCGGCCGACTCCTCCGTCTCGGCCTCGGCCGCAGGctcctccaccttcttctccacCTCCGCCGGCGCCTTCTCGGCGGCGACAACCACCTCCGGGGCGGCCTCGGCGGCGGGGGCCGCCTGTGGGTGCGTCTCCTCCGCCATCTCCGCGAGCTGCTTGTATGTAGGCTGTGCGCTGGAGGAGGACAGAGAAggtggggagagagagggaggtcgGGTGGTGTTGTGCTGGGGACTAGGGTTTGGGTGGGAGAGATATAGGGGGAGGAGCGGGGAGAGCAAGGCTGTCAGAGTGGGGAGGCCAGCTTTGCTGCTGCTCTCTCTTGCGCTGGCTGGCTGGAAGAGAAGGGAAGCAGAGCAAGGAAGGTGGCGCCGCACGGTGGGCCCCACATCATGCAACGGATTTCTTCCAATTAATGGCGGGATTTAATGGGCGATTTTCTTACTTGTATGGACGGTCGAGGTTGAGTGACGGGTTAAAAAGGAAATGGACGGCGGGGAAGGGGCTTACCATTTACCGACATTTACATTTCACCACCATGAATTTACAATTTTTTAAATTTGCATAAACCTGAAATTCGCGGATATAGCCAAACCGCAACGATATTCTCTAAGCATATTCCACCTATCATCTTTGCCTTCACACCCCCAAAGACTGTCAATCGCCATTATAATGAACTTAATATGATATGATCTATGGTTTTGCACATGGATGTTTGTATTTTTTGTTGGTTTAAAACTGAGGTTAATAAAGATGTAAATAACTAGCTATTGCCGCAGTCTCCATTTGACAATATGGATCGCGCGTGGGCGTAGAAACCGTCAAATAAACCCGCAAATATATAGATCCAAAATACAAGATTTTCTCTTTATTAGCGCGTTCCACAACTATATCTTCACAATCGATATGCTCTGGGCCTGGGTCAGGCTTGCGACCGCGTAAGTCAACTTTGCCTTCGCGCCCTCACAAGGGCAATCACTTTTGCAGATTGACCTATCGTCGCTGCCGGGAACTTCGTAGGAGACGACTAAATGGCGCTTTTGCGCCGAATAACCTCCGGATGGATGTAGGTGTCCACGACACTTATCATGGATCAGATAGAGTACTATTCTTATATATGTTCAATAAACCTATATATGTTCTCAAAAGAAGTGAATTGGTCCTGCTAAATGGAGTCCCTGGTCCATGGATTCAGTGTAAAAACGGATTAAGACAGGAGGATCCCATCTCACCATACCTTTACATCATTTTCTCCGATATCCTACAACAGCTAATCCTGCTAGCTTTTAACAATGGGTACTTTCAACATCCAATTAGGCAGGACATGCCTCCAACTACACTACAATACGCAGATGACACAATCATCCTAGGTAAGGCCTCAGTTCATTCAGCTCAAAAAACTAAAAACTCCTACAAGATTTTTCCGTTGCCACTGAGCTacaaattaattttcacaagacaaCTCTCATTCCCGTGAATGTTGAACCTCAACTGTCCCTACTACTTGCAGCAGCACTTGGAACACAAATACATTCTATCCCACAAACTCATCTTGGGCTGCCCTTGTCTCCTTATAAGCTACCGCAAGCTGCCTTCCAGCCACTCATTGACAGAATTGACAAGATTCTAGCTAGTTGGTGTGCTGCTCTCCTCTCCAAAGGGGGGCGCCTAGTTTTACTCTCAGCTGTTTTGGACAGTACGCTAACTTATTTCATGTCCTCGGTCCTAATACCAATGCTCATCCTAGAAAAAATTGACAAACGACGAAGGATGTTCTTTTGGGCGGGGGAAGAAGTCTGCTCTGGTGCTCAATGTCTAGTGGCTTGGAAAAAGGCTTGCACACCTAAGAAAGCTGGAGGTCTAGGAATTAAAAACTTGCAAGTACAAAATGCTTGCCTGCTTCTGAAACTCAGTTACAAAACTCTGCAAAACGTCAATAACCCATGGAGACACTGGATCACAAACCACTCCCCTCTTTCACTAGCTCATGGTCATCAAAGCTCCTCACTAGCTAAAACAATGTTCAAAAACCTTGCAACACTCATAGCAATTGCACAATGCTCTGTCAACACAGTGGGCAAAACACCTCGCCCTTCAAGACAACCAAAATGAGGATACAACATGTTTTACCTGGGACTCAAGAGCTCCAGCTGAGTTAAGATCTTCGCATGGCTCATGCACCTCGACAAGCTCAACATGCGGAAAAACCTACACCACAAAGGAATCCTAGACTCACCTTTGTGCCCTAGATGTCCTCTACATATTGAGGACAAAATGCACCTCTTCTTCGACTGCCCGACAGCGCAACACATTTGGCAGAGGACAGGCATTCAGCCCTTACACAGTGGTCTAGCAAACATTTGGAAGACGCCACCATCCGTTCATCTTCCCCCTTCAACCTGGCCGACTGTTCTACTCACAATCCTTTGGAAGATTTGGGACACCAGGAATGCGCTACTGTTTCAGAATCAAGTCATATCTCCGCAACACTCCGTATCCAATGTAATCTCTGACCTCTCGCTATGGCTATACAGATTCAAAAAGCCAAACCTCAAAGAGGACGCCATGTCATGGCGAGATCACCTATCCGCATGTAATTCCAATTTGCAGACTTGAACTTTCAAAAAAAATGTGAACTAGAAGGAATCATACCCTACTTGCTCTCACTATAAAAGATCAAGTATGATAAGGTTTCATTGAACACCGTTCCTTCTCTGACATACGTGGTGTCTTGTTTTTTTACCATCTTATGCGAGATCTACGTTTACAAATCCCTTTCTTTTTCGAAAAAATTGTGAAAGTCATTTGTTATTCTTGTGATGAAAATGGTCTTAATTTATGAAAAAAGAAGGAGAACACACACACAACATCTTGCAAAATAAATACCTAGAAAAATGACAAGAGTTTTTAGGAGATAATCACACTATTTTTAGGAGACAACTCTGGTGGGGTTTTTATATGTATATTTTTGGGTTTCATAGTGTACATATATTGCTATCTAATAATTACAATGAAGAGAAAATGCAATTACCACCTATCACCTGGTCATTGATCTCAAGAAACCTGAAATTCACTGATGTAGCCAATGCGCAAAATCTTCTAATCCTACTCCACATATCACCTTTGCCTTTGCACTCCAAAGACGGTTGATTGTCGGCACCGATTGTTattttttttgttgggttagaaaTGAAATTGAAGGTGTAAATCACCAGCTACTATCGATGTCTTCATTTCACGATATCTACCGCGTCCAAAAACCTAGAACCTTGGCGTCGAGGGTTTAGCCTGGTTTCCTGCTAATTAACTGGGTAACTCTCTTTTTTTTAATCATTAGACGAGGCAATTCTATTCTCACCCATctcaaccaacctgaggttgggtggttaggaggatggttgtatccccagcccaccagagttcaaaccccaggtttgacatctgtgtgtctcataaaggcggaatattcattcagtgggaggcgacattcccgtcgacagcgaggcgcctgtggtgacttcgtcaatttcaagatccaatccgccggctcagtcttccggaggtgctcataggggtagggtgtgcgtgtgtgcgttcataggggtgagtgtatgcgcgtgtatgtgagcgtctgcgtttgtactgtgtttctcaaaaaaaaaaagaattgaccAACAATGTGTTTTATCTATTTATTTTGAAGCAAGAGGAGAGATTGCACCACAAGTCTCTGTACTGGAGGAAATTGCACATTCCACCACATCCTGTACACTGTGTTGCGCAAACCACCACATCCACGGAATTTTTGCATATTCCACCAGGTCTTGCTATAATGAGTTGCAGAAAGGCTAATTCTTGAGTTTAACTTCATTGGCAATAAGTTGACACATTTAGACAAACTAACTATCATCAAGTCCAGCAAACTCCCAACTTTAGCCTTCAAACAAATTGTTATGTTTGTTTgagaattaatttttttttttagctCAGGCTATATGGAGGCTATTTATTTGAACCTTGCAAAATTTAAGTTAAAACATTTCACAAGAATCCAAGAATACCAAGGTATAGCAATATGATAATTTACCCATGTGTAAATTTTCAGAATGAAATATACTATATTTTAGgctcacaaaaataacaaatctagATTTTGTCACTCGTGAACAATATTGAGCAATACACTGATATCCCGAGTTTGTTATTTTGTGAgaattttgtcattttttctgAGGGTCAAATACACTATATTTCGTTCTGAAAGTTTACGCAATGATAGAATTCAACATTTTCTAACGTCTGGATATTTTTTTCCGGAAATTTTTAATACTTTGAAATCAAAACTTTTTTAAATGAAGGCTTCCGATCGTCGCACAAGCCAGCTAATCTGGCCACTGTTGCACGCCACGACCACCTAGACTGCCCGCATGCCTGCACTTCCACCACCACTCGACGCACACCACCGCATCCACCTCCATTAGCAAGAGtggagcacggttttcactgGCTGCCCCGTCACCCTAAACTCGTCGTCGAATGGATCTTCACCGCCGGAGATCTGTGTGGGATCCCAAGATCCCCCACCCCAGATCCCAAACGAGGCCGTCCACCTCCAGGGAGGAGGTCGCCGCCACcatgcccggggccgccgccccggcttccaTGTGATGCGGGCGAAGCATCCCTTCACGCAGAGGAGGAGGCGCAACAGCCGTCCGCCTCCAGGCTCCAAGGGCCAAGATCCAGCCACGCCCCCACCGCCCCCAACTCGCCTTCCGATCACCGACGCCTCGCACCACCACCACTAGAGGAGATCATGGGCGCCGCCCCCACCCCCCATGGTCGCGGCCATCTGAAgcccccgccaccgccatgtcgtgcgggctttgcccggtgacacctccgacggcggcgaggggagggaggGGCAGGAGGGGGCCGGAGGCcggtgaggggggggggggggctccccGGAGTGGCGCGGCGCCGCCACCCAGGGGAGTGAGGGTTAGGTCGGGGCTACTGGCTAAGATCATGATGTTAATATATTGAAGTGTAATGTTTATTGTCTTCTTATATGGCTGCACCATGTAAAAACTATTTGCATGCACTTGGCTAAAACAACGTCGCGTTGTATTTTTGTTGTTAGGCTAGCTATTAATAGGGAATTAGATTTGCTTGCAACTCATTAGAGCAAGACCTGGTGGAATGTGCAAAATTTCCATGAACCTGGTGGTATGTGCAATGCTATGAGCAGGACCTGGTGGAATGTGCAATTTCCTCCTCTGTACTGTGTTCGAACTTCCAAGCCAAAGCTTTGGTACAGCTTCCAACTTGTCCCCATCGATGAATAATCCGAAGAAATACTCTCTCACACACAGACTGGCTGTGCCATTTTGCTGGCTGTGCCATTTTGCTGGCTGGTGCGTGTCGTGTTACTAATTAATCAGCAAGGTTTTGGAAGCAAGAAAGCTAAACGCGAAGTTACCAAACAGCCGTTGTTGGCCAGCCTTGCAGGGTCACACATCACGCACACCGTGCTCCGTCGCCTCCCgtccatcgcacgaggaggacggCGATTGGATTCCAGTAAGAAAAGCACGGTGGTGTTTTGTTATCTTATGATTATTGTTTTGTTGTCTTGTTACTACTAAGAGTGCTTGGATTCTTCCTAAGATCCTAGTGGTAGCTTTTCTTTCGGCGAAACATGTGTCCGTGGCAGACTTTCGCGGCGAACTGCTGCGGTGAGCTGGATAGTGAGAAGGACACGAAGCCTGGGACGTGTTAGCAGGTCGCGATCGATCTGTCTCTCGCCTGAGATTGCCTGTTTCATCTTAGGTATGTAGATATGATTTAGCTGTAGGTATATACGTATGTAGAAAAAGTTAGTAAATGTATTTGCACTCCTCCGATCTATATTAGTTGTAGCTGATTTGTCTAGGCATATTTAAGCGTGTTTGTTCACTTATTTTTAGCGACAACTAGTATGTGTTGGAGGGAATAATACGTTTGCGGCAGATGGAAGTGGCGGAAACTAGGAAATGTTTTAGCTTAAAATACCATCGAAATCAACGGCTGCTTGCAAATGATCCACCTAGTATCGACACTGAAACATGGCATTAAAATACAGGCTGCAGCCTGTTGATATCAAGGTTTTCATTGACCGATTCAGAAAACCCAAAACTAATCCACACCTCTGTCTGCGCCTCGAACCCTCAAACCCCCAGTTTACTCTACATTCTGTAAACGCTTCTCCCAATGAAAAACCACAAGCTGCACTATAGTAATGCTAGGGCGTGCAGGTGCAGCAAACAAGCATCCTAT contains:
- the LOC124661642 gene encoding patellin-3-like, translating into MAEETHPQAAPAAEAAPEVVVAAEKAPAEVEKKVEEPAAEAETEESAAVADDGGAVEATGSFKEESNLVADLPDPEKKALDEFKDLIVAALAAGEFNLPPPPPPPKAKAEAAAVEETKAEEPAKTEEPAKVEEAKTEEPAKAEEAKTEEPAKEEPKAEEPKAEVVAEAEPATEPAKEEPKAEEAKPTEPKTEEVAAVVAEEATKPAESVAETVAAAATSEDTPAAPEPEADAVAPPEPVFIWGVPLVGDDERTDAVLLKFLRAREFKVKEAMAMLRSAVLWRKRFGIDALLDADLAFPELDKVVFYRGADRESHPVCYNVYGEFQDKDLYEKAFGDEEKRERFLKWRIQLLERGILSQLDFAPSGICSMVQVTDLKNSPPMLGKHRAVTRQAVALLQDNYPEFIAKKVFINVPWWYLAANKMMSPFLTQRTRSKFVFASQAKSPETLFRYIAPEQVPIQFGGLYKEDDPEFTTSDSVTELTIKASSKETIEIPVTENSTIVWELRVLGWEVSYGAEFTPAAEGGYTVIVQKTRKVPANEEPIMKGSFKVTEAGKIALTINNPASKKKKLLYRSKVKSTSESV